A single Streptomyces sp. 2114.4 DNA region contains:
- a CDS encoding LacI family DNA-binding transcriptional regulator — translation MTAAGKHQVSRSTGRRLGRAGIRDVAAAAGVSITTVSDALNGKGRLPDATRSHVREVADRLGYRPSAAARTLRTGKSGLLGLTVTTYGDEPFTFTEFAYFAEMARAATSAALARGYALVILPATSRHDVWSNVALDGTVVIDPADGDPVVTELVRHGIPVVSDGRPGGTLPVTGWVDNDHEAAVLGLLDHLADAGARRIGLLTGNTTDTYTRLSTTAYLHWCERVGQDPVYESYPAHDPCAGAVAADRLLARPDRPDAVYGLFDPNGTDLLAAARRYGLRVPEDLLLVCCSESTLYAATEPPVTTLSLKPRRIGTAVVQILIDAIEGLDNGRPVEQVIPTDLIVRASSQRRPPRTTISPPRGPTGD, via the coding sequence ATGACAGCAGCAGGGAAGCATCAGGTGAGCCGGTCGACCGGTCGCCGGCTGGGGCGGGCGGGCATCCGGGACGTGGCCGCCGCAGCCGGGGTGTCGATCACGACTGTCTCCGACGCGCTCAACGGCAAGGGCCGGCTTCCGGACGCCACCCGTAGCCATGTCCGCGAGGTGGCCGACCGGCTGGGTTACCGCCCGTCCGCAGCCGCCCGCACCCTCCGTACGGGCAAGTCGGGGCTCCTCGGCCTGACCGTGACCACGTACGGGGATGAACCTTTCACCTTCACCGAGTTCGCGTACTTCGCCGAGATGGCCAGAGCGGCCACCTCCGCGGCCCTGGCCCGGGGCTATGCGCTGGTCATCCTCCCCGCGACCTCCCGCCACGACGTGTGGTCCAACGTCGCCCTGGACGGCACCGTCGTCATCGACCCCGCCGACGGCGACCCCGTCGTCACCGAGCTCGTCCGGCACGGCATCCCCGTCGTCTCCGACGGCCGCCCCGGCGGCACGCTGCCCGTCACCGGCTGGGTCGACAACGATCACGAGGCGGCCGTCCTCGGTCTGCTCGACCATCTCGCCGACGCCGGCGCCCGTCGCATCGGCCTGCTCACGGGCAACACCACCGACACCTACACCCGCCTGTCGACCACCGCCTATCTGCACTGGTGCGAGCGGGTCGGCCAGGACCCGGTGTATGAGTCCTACCCGGCACACGACCCGTGCGCCGGGGCCGTCGCCGCCGACCGGCTGCTGGCCCGCCCGGACCGCCCGGACGCCGTCTACGGGCTCTTCGACCCCAACGGCACGGACCTGCTCGCCGCCGCCCGGCGCTACGGCCTGAGAGTGCCGGAGGACCTGCTGCTGGTCTGCTGCAGCGAGTCCACCCTCTATGCCGCCACCGAGCCGCCCGTCACCACGCTGTCCCTCAAACCGCGCCGCATCGGCACCGCCGTCGTACAGATCCTCATCGACGCCATCGAAGGGCTCGACAACGGCCGGCCCGTCGAACAGGTGATACCGACCGATCTGATCGTCCGGGCCTCGTCGCAGCGGCGTCCCCCGAGAACGACCATCAGCCCACCGCGAGGGCCCACCGGCGACTGA
- the cydB gene encoding cytochrome d ubiquinol oxidase subunit II: protein MQLHDVWFVLIAVFWTGYFFLEGFDFGIGIHTKLLARDRREKRVLINTIGPVWDGNEVWLISAAGATFAAFPDWYATLFSGFYLPLLLILVCLIVRGVAFEYRHKRTEEHWQRNWENAIFWASLLPAVLWGVLFGNLVHGVKIDAHKEYVGSVLDLLNPYAILGGLVTLTLFTFHGAVFASLKTTGDIRERARRVAAVLGVLTLVPVVGFLGWTQEGKGDGTSLIVMIVAVVALVAALGANKLGREGWAFAFSGITVVAAVAMLFLTLFPNVMPSTLNESWSLTVSNASSSPYTLKIITWCAGFATPLVMLYQGWTYWVFRKRIGTQHIADAH, encoded by the coding sequence GTGCAACTCCACGACGTCTGGTTCGTCCTTATCGCCGTCTTCTGGACCGGGTACTTCTTCCTCGAAGGGTTCGACTTCGGGATCGGTATCCACACCAAGCTTCTCGCCCGCGACCGGCGGGAGAAGCGCGTACTGATCAACACCATCGGCCCGGTCTGGGACGGCAACGAGGTCTGGCTGATCAGCGCGGCCGGTGCGACCTTCGCCGCCTTCCCCGACTGGTACGCCACGCTCTTCTCCGGCTTCTATCTGCCGCTGCTGCTGATCCTGGTGTGCCTGATCGTGCGGGGCGTCGCCTTCGAATACCGCCACAAGCGGACCGAGGAGCACTGGCAGCGGAACTGGGAAAACGCGATCTTCTGGGCCTCGCTGCTGCCCGCGGTGCTCTGGGGCGTCCTGTTCGGCAACCTCGTGCACGGCGTCAAGATCGACGCTCACAAGGAATATGTGGGGAGCGTTCTCGACCTGCTGAACCCGTACGCGATTCTGGGCGGGCTGGTCACGCTGACGCTGTTCACCTTCCACGGTGCGGTGTTCGCCTCGCTCAAGACGACGGGCGACATCCGGGAGCGGGCACGCAGGGTGGCGGCCGTCCTCGGGGTGCTCACTCTGGTGCCGGTGGTCGGCTTCCTCGGCTGGACCCAGGAAGGCAAGGGCGACGGCACCAGCCTGATCGTCATGATCGTCGCGGTGGTCGCGCTGGTCGCGGCGCTGGGGGCCAACAAGCTCGGACGTGAGGGCTGGGCGTTCGCCTTTTCCGGCATCACGGTCGTGGCCGCGGTTGCGATGCTGTTCCTGACGCTCTTCCCGAACGTCATGCCCTCGACGCTGAACGAAAGCTGGAGCCTCACGGTCAGCAATGCCTCGTCCAGCCCCTACACCCTGAAGATCATCACGTGGTGCGCGGGTTTCGCCACGCCGCTGGTGATGCTCTACCAAGGGTGGACGTACTGGGTGTTCCGCAAGCGCATCGGCACCCAGCACATCGCCGATGCCCACTAG
- a CDS encoding cytochrome ubiquinol oxidase subunit I — translation MELALAPETLARWQFGITTVYHFLFVPLTISLAALVAGLETAWVRTGKEKYLKATKFWGKLFLINIAMGVVTGIVQEFQFGMNWSAYSRFVGDVFGAPLAFEALIAFFFESTFIGLWIFGWDKLPKKIHCFCMWMVSIGTLLSAYFILAANSWMQHPVGYKYNAANGRAELTDFWKVLTQDTTLVVAFHTLTAAFLTGAAFMVGIAAFHLMRKKHIKVMRTSLRLGLITLVISGILTAVSGDSLGKVMFKQQPMKMAAAEALWDKEEPAPFSVFAYGDVDKGHNTVAIEIPGLLSFLAHNDFSSPVPGINDVNKSEQQKFGPGDYRPNIPVAYWGFRWMIGFGMSSFAIGLAGLWLTRKKFWLAPGLRTGDEEPPHLALTKNKVLGARLSKWYWSLAFVTLGFPLIANSWGWIFTEMGRQPWVVYGVLRTSDAVSPGVSQGEVLTSMIVFTALYAILAVVEVKLLVKYIKAGPQELTDSDLNPPTKIGGDSTDADRPMAFSY, via the coding sequence ATGGAACTGGCGTTGGCGCCAGAGACTCTGGCGCGATGGCAATTCGGCATCACCACCGTCTACCACTTCCTGTTCGTCCCCCTGACGATCTCCCTCGCCGCTCTGGTGGCCGGACTCGAGACCGCATGGGTACGCACGGGCAAGGAGAAGTACCTCAAGGCCACCAAGTTCTGGGGCAAGCTGTTTCTGATCAATATCGCGATGGGGGTCGTCACCGGCATCGTCCAGGAGTTCCAGTTCGGGATGAACTGGTCCGCCTACTCGCGGTTCGTCGGGGACGTCTTCGGCGCCCCGCTGGCCTTCGAGGCGCTCATCGCGTTCTTCTTCGAGTCGACCTTCATCGGCCTGTGGATCTTCGGCTGGGACAAGCTGCCGAAGAAGATCCACTGCTTCTGCATGTGGATGGTCTCGATCGGCACGCTCCTGTCGGCGTACTTCATCCTCGCGGCGAACTCCTGGATGCAGCACCCGGTCGGCTACAAGTACAACGCCGCGAACGGCCGTGCCGAGCTGACGGACTTCTGGAAGGTGCTGACCCAGGACACCACCCTGGTCGTCGCCTTCCACACGCTGACCGCGGCCTTCCTCACCGGCGCTGCGTTCATGGTCGGTATCGCCGCCTTCCATCTGATGCGCAAGAAGCACATCAAGGTCATGCGGACGTCGCTGCGGCTCGGGCTGATCACGCTGGTCATCTCGGGCATCCTCACCGCGGTCAGCGGTGACTCGCTCGGCAAGGTCATGTTCAAGCAGCAGCCGATGAAGATGGCCGCGGCCGAGGCGCTGTGGGACAAGGAAGAGCCTGCGCCGTTCTCGGTCTTCGCCTACGGCGATGTCGACAAGGGGCACAACACGGTCGCCATCGAGATACCCGGCCTGCTGTCCTTCCTCGCGCACAACGACTTCAGCTCGCCGGTCCCCGGCATCAACGACGTCAACAAGTCCGAGCAGCAGAAGTTCGGGCCCGGCGACTACCGGCCCAACATCCCGGTCGCCTACTGGGGCTTCCGCTGGATGATCGGCTTCGGTATGTCGTCCTTCGCCATCGGGCTCGCCGGGCTCTGGCTCACCCGTAAGAAGTTCTGGCTGGCTCCGGGGCTGCGGACGGGAGACGAGGAGCCACCGCACCTCGCGCTCACCAAGAACAAGGTGCTCGGTGCCCGGCTGAGCAAGTGGTACTGGTCGCTCGCCTTCGTCACCCTCGGCTTCCCGCTCATCGCGAACTCGTGGGGCTGGATCTTCACCGAGATGGGCCGCCAGCCCTGGGTCGTCTACGGCGTGCTGCGTACCTCGGACGCGGTGTCCCCGGGCGTCTCGCAGGGCGAGGTGCTGACCTCGATGATCGTCTTCACCGCGCTCTACGCGATCCTCGCCGTGGTCGAGGTCAAGCTGCTGGTGAAGTACATCAAGGCCGGACCGCAGGAGCTCACCGACTCCGACCTCAACCCGCCCACCAAGATCGGCGGCGACAGCACGGACGCCGACCGGCCGATGGCCTTCTCGTACTAG
- the hisC gene encoding histidinol-phosphate transaminase, giving the protein MSEKTPKLRAALDGIPTYKPGRPATAGGPVTYKLSSNENPYPPLPGVLESAVTAAGAFNRYPDMACTGLMAELSERFSVPLEHLATGTGSVGVAQQLVQSTAGPGDEVIYAWRSFEAYPIVTQVSGATSVQVPLTSGEVHDLDAMLAAVTDRTRLIFVCNPNNPTGTVVRRAELESFLDRVPSDVLVVLDEAYCEFVRDPQVPDGIELYRDRPNVCVLRTFSKAYGLAGLRVGFAVAHEPVAAALRKTAVPFGVSQLAQEAAVASLRSEAALLERVDALVAERARVVDALLGQGWTVPESQANFVWLRLGDRTTDFAAACERAGVVVRPFPGEGVRVTIGEGPAMDLFLQAAEEFRKAL; this is encoded by the coding sequence GTGAGCGAGAAGACCCCGAAGCTGCGTGCTGCGCTGGACGGCATCCCCACCTACAAGCCGGGCCGGCCGGCGACGGCCGGCGGCCCCGTCACGTACAAGCTGTCCTCCAACGAGAACCCCTATCCGCCGCTGCCGGGTGTCCTGGAGAGCGCGGTGACCGCCGCCGGCGCCTTCAACCGTTACCCCGACATGGCCTGCACGGGCCTGATGGCGGAGCTGTCCGAGCGGTTCTCGGTGCCCCTGGAGCACCTGGCGACCGGCACCGGATCGGTCGGAGTGGCCCAGCAGCTGGTCCAGTCGACGGCCGGGCCCGGCGATGAAGTGATCTACGCCTGGCGGTCGTTCGAGGCCTACCCGATCGTCACCCAGGTCTCCGGCGCCACGTCCGTGCAGGTCCCGCTGACCTCCGGTGAGGTGCACGACCTGGACGCCATGCTCGCCGCGGTCACCGACCGGACTCGGTTGATCTTTGTCTGCAACCCCAACAACCCCACCGGCACCGTTGTCCGCCGTGCGGAGCTGGAGTCCTTCCTGGACCGGGTGCCGAGTGATGTGCTGGTGGTGCTGGACGAGGCGTACTGCGAGTTCGTGCGCGATCCCCAGGTGCCGGACGGCATCGAGCTCTACCGCGACCGCCCCAATGTGTGTGTGCTGCGCACCTTCTCCAAGGCGTACGGCCTGGCGGGCCTGCGGGTCGGCTTTGCGGTGGCCCATGAGCCGGTGGCCGCGGCGCTGCGCAAGACGGCGGTGCCGTTCGGGGTGAGCCAGCTGGCGCAGGAGGCGGCGGTGGCGTCGCTGCGCAGCGAGGCGGCGCTGCTGGAGCGGGTCGACGCCCTGGTGGCCGAGCGGGCGCGGGTGGTGGACGCTCTGCTGGGGCAGGGCTGGACGGTCCCCGAATCGCAGGCGAACTTCGTCTGGTTGCGGCTGGGGGACCGGACGACCGACTTCGCGGCGGCCTGCGAGCGGGCCGGTGTGGTCGTGCGGCCGTTCCCCGGCGAGGGCGTACGGGTGACGATCGGCGAGGGCCCGGCGATGGACCTGTTCCTGCAGGCCGCTGAGGAGTTCCGCAAGGCGCTGTAA